CTGTGATCACGCCGCGTTCCAGGGCTTCCGTGGCCCAGGCCAGGGCCACGCCCGCGCTCATGCAATCCAGTCCCAGCTTTTCGGTATCGTCCAGCAGGGCCAGCACGTCGGAGGCGTTGGTCAGCCCCAGCATGGACCCCTGGGCGAAGATGGGTTCGTAGTCGTACGACACCTGCTTGTACAGGAACTCGTGGTCCCGCGCGAACTGCTGGCGCAGCAGGCCGATGTGGATGCAGCCCACGGGGCAGCCCGCGCAGGCCGTCTGGCGCAACAGCAGCTGTTCGGCGAAGCGTTCGCCGGAAATGCCGTCGATGGCCGGATCGGTGGTGGCTTGCAGGTTGCGCCAGGGCAGGGCCTTCAACTCGTTGAGCACCGAAAGGTTCTCCGCCGTGCCGAGGTCGTGGTACTTCTGCATCATGTCGGTGCCGGTGACGGCGCCGTAGATGTCCCGGAACAGCTTGGGGTAGTCCTTGCCTTCCGGCAGGGCGGCGCCGCCGTCCCCCAGCACCACGATGCCCTTGAGGTTCTTGGCGCCCATCACGGCGCCAGCCCCCAACCGCCCGAAATGGCGGAAGGAATCCACGTTGGCGCAAGCGAAGGCCACGCCCTTCTCGCCCGCCGGGCCGATGCGCACCGTGGAGCGGTGGCCGGAACTGTCCTTGCCGAAGCGGCGCAGGTACTTGCCGGTGACGAACACGTCCTGGCCGCGCAGGTAGTGCACGTCGTGCACCTCCAGCCGGCGCGACCCCACCACCAGGCAGGACAGGGTGCGCGCCGCACCGGTGATCATCAGCGCGTCGTACCCGGCAAAGCGCAGGGCCAGGGCCAGTCGGCCACCGGCGTGGCTTTCGGCCCATTGCCCGTTGTAGGGCGAACGGAACCCGCACACCACCTTGCTCATGAGCGGGTAGTAGCCGGTCAGCGGGCCGATGGCGAAGATCAGCGGCTGGCGCGGGTCTTCGGCGGGCGCCCCGGGCAGGCCGTAGGCCTCGTACAGGGCGGCGGCCAGGCCGCTGCCGCCGAGGTGCAGAGGGCGTCCCTCGAACTGGATGACGCGCGAGGCCCCGGTGGCCAGGTCAACGTGCAACACGCGCGAGGTGGTGGCGCTAGCGGGCATGGCGGGCCTCCCTTGCGGCGTCGGCACCGGCCTCGGGGGCGGGTGCACCCGGTGTTCCGTCCGGGGTGGCCTGCTCCGGTGCGCCCGGCGCATCCGTAGTGTCCGTAGTGTCCGGCGTGTCCGTAGTGTCCGGCAGATCGGCCAGTTCTATGCACGCATGCGGGCAGAAGGGCACGCAGCGCCCGCAGTGGATGCACACGTAGGGCAGCCCGGTTTCGCCGTCCAGGTGGATGGCGTCCACCGGGCAGGCGGCGGCACAGTTGCCGCACCGGATGCACAGGTCGCGGTTCACCTTCACCCCGCCGCCCTTGCGCTGGACATAGGCCCCGGTGGGGCAGGCCAGGGCGCAGGGGGCGGGGTTGCAGGCCAGGCACAGGCGTGCCTCGAACCCGGTGGAAAGCCCGCCTGCGGAGGTAATGCGAATGCCCGCGGTGGCCCACGACAGGCGTTTGTGGACCAGGCGCGCGCAGGCAAGCGAACAGCCGTGGCAGCCGATGCAACGTTCCATGCGGCTGGCCTTGAGTATTTTCATGATGCATCTCCCCCGGCACTCCACCCATGCTGGCGGCATGCGGGCACGGGTGCGCCGGGCGTTTGCGGCGGGGCTATGCCGTGGCGTCCCTGGCCGCGCGGGCCTCGGCTATCCAGGCAGCGAGCGGCGTTTCCACCAGGGTGCGGATTTCGGCCAGGCGCTCCGGCGTTTCCGCCTCGAAGCGCAGCACCAGCACCGGCTGGGTGTTCGAGGCGCGCACCAGTGCCCAGCCGTCGGGCCAGGTGATGCGCGCGCCGTCGATCTCGTTGACGTCGTACAGCGCGCGGAAGTGTTCCTGCGCGCGGCGCACCACGGCGAACTTCAATTCGTCCGGGCAGGGCATGTGCAGTTCGGGCGTGGCATGCGAGGGCGGCCAGCCGGGCAGCGCCGTCAGCGGCACGTCGGACGCGGACAGGATGCGCAGCAGCAGGGCGGCGGCGTAGATGGCGTCATCGAAGCCGTACCACCCCTCGTTGAAGAACATGTGCCCGCTCATCTCGCCCGCCAGCGGCGCGTTGACCTCCAGCATGCGGGCCTTCATCACCGAATGGCCGGTGATCCACATGGTGGGCTTGCCGCCGTGGGCCTCTATGTCGCGGAACAGGCGGTGCGAACACTTCACGTCGGCCATCACCTCGCCGCCGGGCACGCGGGCCAGCAGGTCGCGCGCGAAGAGCGAGAGCAATTCGTCGCCGAACAGCAGGCGGCCCTGCGCGTCCACCGCGCCCAGCCGGTCGGCGTCGCCGTCCAGGCCTATGCCCAGGTCCGCGCCTTCGCTGGCCACGCGGGCGATCAGGTCGCGCATGTTGGCTTCCACCACCGGGTCGGGGTGGTGGTTGGGAAAGGCCCCGTCCGGGTCGCAGTACTGTTCGATCACGTCCGCGCCCAGGCGGCGCAGCAGGTCGGCGCAGAGGTCGCCGCCCGCGCCGTTGCCGCCGTCCACCACCACCTTCAGGGGGCCGCGGGCGCGCGGGGCCAGCTGCACCCGTTGCGTCACGGCTTCCATGTAGGCAGGCACGATGTCCATGGTGCAGCCCACGCCCTTGCCCGAGGCAAAGCGCCCGGCGGCGAATATCTCGTAAATGCGCCGGATTTCGGTGGTGTGGATGGTGGTCTGCCCGGCCCACACCTTGAAGCCGTTGTATTCCGGCGGGTTGTGACTTGCGGTGATCATGATGCCGCCCTGGCGATCCAGGTGGCGCACGGCGAAGTACAGCAGGGGGGTGGGCACCATGCCCACGCTGACCACGTCGATGCCGCAGGCGATGAGCCCGGCGGTGAGCGCGTCGTGGTAGGCGGGGGAGCTGTGGCGGCAGTCGTGCCCCACCACGGCGGCGCCGATGCCGCGTTCCAGCAGGTAGGTGCCGCAGGCGCGGCCCAGGCGCTCCACCCATTCGGCGTCGAAGTCGGCATCGACGATGCCGCGTATGTCATAGGCCCGGAACGGGCGGTCCGAAATCGGTTTCATGGCTGCTCCGGCAGGCGGGGTGGGTCGGCAAATCGGCGTCATGCCTTGACCGGACTCCACATCTGCCCTATTTTTGAGGCATTATGAACTGGGATTGGGAAAAACTGCAAGAAAAACGGCAGCGGCACTCCGGGTGGCGCGGAGGCTCCGGTGGTTCCGGCGGCTCCGGCGACGGGGACGAAGGTGGTTCCGGCGGCTCGGGCGGTTCCGGTGGCTCTGGCGGCCCCGGAGGCCCCGGTGGTTGGGACGACCCTTCCGGACCGGACTTCGAGAAGCTCGGCGAGACCTTCCGCAAGTTTCGCGAATACCCCTTCCCCGCGGGGAAGGTGGTGGCGCTCGTCTTCGTCCTGCTGTGGGCGGCGTCTGGCATCTACATCGTCGAACCGGACGAACTGGGGGTGGTGTTGCGCTTCGGCCGCTACGACCGCACCGTGGAATCCGGCCCGCACTACCATCTGCCGTTTCCCATGGAATCGGTGTACACCCCCAAGGTGACCCAGGTGCAACGCGCCGAGGTGGGCTTCCGCTCGCTGGCGCAGGGTGCCTCGTTCCAGCAGGGCGGCGGGCGCATCGTGCCCGAGGAAGCCGCCATGCTCACGGGTGACGAGAACATCGTCAACGTGCAGTTCAGCATCCAGTTCCAGATCAAGGACCCCGTCCAGTACCTCTTCAACGTCACCAATCCCGCCGCCGTCGTGCGCAGTGCGGGCGAGGCCGCCATGCGCGAAGTGATCGGCAACAGCCGCATCGACGCCGCGCTCACCGACGGCAAGCAGCTCATCCAGAACGAGACGCTGACGCTGCTGCAGGCCATCCTGGACACCTACCAGGTGGGCGTGCGCGTGCTTGCCGTGCAGATGCAGGACGTGCACCCGCCGAAAGAGGTCATCGACGCCTTCAAGGATGTGGCCAGCGCCCGCGAGGACAAGAGCCGCATCATCAACGAGGCCGAGGCCTACCAGAACGAGATTCTTCCCCGCACCCGCGGCCTTGCCGCGGAAGTGATCAACCAGGCCGAAGCGTACCGGCAGGCCCGCGTGCGCGAGGCGGAAGGCCAGGCCAGCCGCTTTCTGGCCGTGCTGAAGGAATACAACAAGGCCAAGGACGTGACCCGCAAGCGCCTGTACCTGGAGGCCATGGAAGAGGTGCTTTCCGCGCCCGGCATGGAAAAGATCGTCATCCCCGGCGAGGCGGGGGCGCGCATGCTGCCCTACCTGCCGCTGGACGGGGCGCGGCCCCGTGGCGACGCGGGCGCGGCCCGCAAGGGGAGCGAATAGCATGGAACGCCGTACCATAACCCTGCTCATCGCCCTTGCCGCGCTGCTGGTCATGGGCAGCCAGTGCGTCTACAGCGTGCACCAGACCCAGAAGGCCATCGTGCTGCAGCTGGGCGAACCCGTCGGCGGCGTGGTGCTGCCCGGCCTGCACTTCAAGCTGCCGTTCATCCAGAACGTGGTGTACTTCGACGCGCGCATCCTGGACTACGACGCCCGCTCGGCAGAAGCCCTGACCAGCGACAAGAAGGCCATCGTGCTGGACAACTACGCCCGCTGGCGCATCACCGACCCGCTGACCTTCTATCGCACCGTGCGCACCATTCCCGGCGCCCAGGCCCGCCTGGACGACACCGTGTATTCGCAGCTGCGCGTCTTCGTGGGGCGCAATACCCTGACCGAGGTGGTCTCGTCCAAGCGCGCCGAGATCATGGGGGCGGTGACGGCCCGCACCTCCGAGCTGCTGCGCGAGTACGGCATGGAGATCATCGACGTGCGCATCAAGCGCACCGACCTGCCCACGGAAAACCAGCGCGCCATCTTCGGGCGCATGCGGGCCGAGCGCGAGCGCCAGGCCAAGCAGTACCGTTCGGAAGGCCAGGAGGAATCGACCAAGATCCGATCGGCCGCCGACCGCGAGCGCACCGTGCTGATGGCCGAAGCCACTCGCAAGTCCGAGATGTTGCGGGGCGAAGGCGACGCAGACGCCGCCCGGATATTCTCCGAGGCGCTTTCGCAGTCGCCGGAGTTCTATGACTTCCAGCGCAGCCTGGATGCCTACCGCAAGGTGTTCCGTGACAACACGCGTATCATTCTCACCCCCAGCGATCCCTTCCTGAAACAGTTCCAGGGGCGGTAGTGTAACATTGTTACGCCTTTGGTGTGAGTAAGGTGTAACATGTTACGCGCCGTTGCCCTGATACCGGAAAGCGCGTTACGCTATACAAGCTGCTACCACCGGAAATCATGAACTCTATCCGTTGGTGGCACCGTTCTTGTATTGCTGTGATGCGTAACGACCCGGACTACGGTCCGCAGTGAGCGACGCAGCGTTGCCGATGTGGGCAGCCATCTGGTGGCAAGCGCCCGCATCATGGCATTGACGCGTCGCTCGTTCCGTGCGAGGCAGCACTGCAAAGGTGCGCTGCGCCCGCTTGCCAGGCGGGGTGCGCGCGCACCGGGGACCGGTTTCCGCCGCGCCGGGTCGCGGCCGTGAGGCCCTAATTCTTGAATGGGAGAACACCGTGTCCACCTTTGAAGAAGTCTTTGAACGCATCAAGCTGGCCACCAATACGCGTACGCAGGTGGAGCTTGCCGAGGTGCTCGACATCCGGCAGTCCAGTATTTCCGACGCCAAGCGCCGCAATTCGGTGCCCTCCGACTGGTACATGAAGCTGTTCGAGAAGTTCGGCCTGAACCCCGACTGGCTCAAGAAGGCCTCTGGCCCCATGTACCTGCGCACCGAGCAGGGGTACCAGCCCCTGGACGCCCCGGCAGCGGGCATGGTGCTGGAAGATCCGGCCCGTTACGGCGATCCGGATGCCAAGAGCAGCGTTGTGACCGTGCATTCCATGCACTGCGAGGTCACGGAGCAGGGTGGCGGCCCGTTGAAGGCCATCAGCAAGCTGTCCGTGCCGCAGTCGTACACCGGCCCTTCCATGCAGGTGGTGCGCATGGATGCTTCGAGCATGGAGCCCCTGGTGCGCAAGGGTGCCTACGTGGGCATCGATACGGCGCAGAAGAACGTGGTGTCGGGCGAACTGTACGGCGTCTACGTTCCTTACGAGGGCGTTGCCCTGAAACGCATTTTCCTTGACGCGGAAAAGGCCCGTTTCGTGCTGCGCTCCGAAAATCCCGCACATCCCGAACAATACCTGCCCGTGGACAAGCATGCGGAACGCATCGTGGGCCGCGTGGCCTGGGTGCTGCAACGCTTCTGATCGTTCTTTCCCGTGGCAGCGCGAGACCCGCGGGAACGGAACATGGCAAGGCCACTCCGAACGGGCCGCACCGCGAAAGCGGTGCGGCCCGTTTTTTTTTCGTTCCCCGAATGGGGTAAAACCGGTGCGGGGAGCGGGGGCAGTGCGCCTGATGCCTTGCGTTGAGCGCGGAAACGCGTCATATGCTGGTGCATATAGTCCGGATCCTCCCCCGGTACGACAAGTGTGACAGGCGCGACAGGCGCGACAGGCGCGACAGGCGCGACAGGCGCGACAGGCGTGACATGTGTGCCCGGTGCGCCCGGCGTGATCGCCTCCGAGCCAGTACCCAGGCCTTGCCGCAAACACTTCACCGTCGCGGACAGTGCCCATGACGCAACAGCAGCCTTTTCAGGATTCGCCCCGCCCTGCGGTGGTCATCGTCGATGACGAGCAGATCGTGGCGCTGGACATTCGGCGTACTCTGGAACGCCTGGGGTATGCCGTGCCCGCCATGGCCGCCGACGGCGAAGAGGCCGTGCGCATGGCGGGAGAGTTGCGGCCGGACCTCGTGCTGATGGACATCCGCCTGCGCGGCCCCATGGACGGCATAGAGGCGGCGGCGCGCATCGCCAGACAGTACGGGGTGCCCGTGGTGTTCCTGACGGCCTTTTCCGATGCGGCCACCCTGGAACGGGCCAAGGAGTGCGGCCCGTTCGGCTTTCTGGTGAAGCCCTTCGAAGAGCGCGAACTGCATTCCACCATCGAGGTGGCCCTGTTGAAGCACCGCGCCGTGCGCGACCTGGACGAGGCCCGGCGCACCGCCGAGAACGCCAGCATCGCCAAGAGCGCCTTTCTGGCGGGCATGAGCCACGAGATACGCAATTCGCTCAACGGCATTCTGGGCATGACCGACCTTGCGCTGGAATCCGCCGAGGACGAGGAGCAGCGCGACCATCTGGTCACCGTGCTGGAATCTGCGGAGACGCTGCTGGCCCTGCTCAACGACGTGCTGGACTTCTCGCGGCTGGAGGCGCGGCAGATTCGCCTGGTGGAGCGCCCCTTCGAACCCGGCGCCGTGGTGCGCAAGGTGATGCGCTCGGTGCAGTCGGAGGTGGCACGGCGTGGCCTGGCCCTGTCGTGGCGGGTGGCGCCGGAGATTCCCCCCGTGCTGGCGGGGGATCAGGTGCGGCTGACCCAGGTGCTGGCCAATCTGGTGGGCAACGCGGTGAAGTTCACCCATGCGGGCGTGGTCTCGGTAGAGGTGGCGCCGGTGCCGTCACCCCCAAGCCTGTTCGAGTCGCTGTTTCCCCCGGGCGAGCCGGGCGGGGCCACCCTGCTGTTCACCGTGCGCGATACCGGCATAGGCATTGCCGAGGACCGGCTGGAATCCATTTTCGAACTGTACACCCAGGCGTCCGACGACACCGGCGCCACGTATGGCGGCTCGGGCCTTGGCCTGTCCATCTGCCGCCAGTTGGTGGGCATGATGGGTGGCAGTATCTGGGCGCGCAGCACGCCGGGGGTGGGCAGTTCGTTCCATTTTACCTGCCGACTGCGCCCCGCGCCCGCCTCTCTGGCCGAAGCGTCGCCCGCGTTGCGTCGACATGCGTCCGATGCGCTCCCCGTCCCCGGCCCGGCTTCTGCCGGACCGTCCGGCGCCTCCGCGCCGGACGGGGTTGGGCCGCATGCCCCGGCAGGGCGGGGATCTGCGGCCATGCCCGGCGCGCTGGCCCGCCTGCTGGACACGGTTCCAGCGGCGCCGCCGCTTCAGCCGGTACCGCCTTTCGCGCCGCAGCCCGTTGAACCGGTCGAATCGGCCGAACCGGCCGGACGGGCCGGACCAGCCGGACCAGCCGGACGGGCCGGACCAGCCGGACCTGGCGCGCAGCCAGCGCCCCAGCCCGCATCCCCGCATGCCGTGCCCCTTTCCGACGAACCCGCGATCGCCTCGCTGCATGTGCTGGTGGCCGACGACAGCGAAGTGGCCCGCACCATTGCCGCACGCCTGCTGCAACGGCGCGGGCACACCTGCGCCACGGTACAGGACGGCGTTGAGGCGCTGACGCGGCTTGCGGCGGAACGCTTCGACCTGGTGCTGCTGAACATGGAGATGCCGCGCATGAACGGTTTCGAAACCTTGCGCCGCATCCGCAACTCCATGCATCCCGGCGTCAGCCCGGCCCTGCCCGTGGTGGCCATGACGGCGCATGCCCTTGCGGGCGACCGCGACCGCATGCTGGCCGCCGGCATGGACGGCTATGTGGCCAAACCCATCCAGCCCTCCGCCTTTCACGAAGAGATCGACCGGGTGGCGCGCCTGGCCGGGTTGGCGCGGCAGGGCTGACCCCGCGTCTTCGGTGCCTCGCGCTGCCGTTTCGTGTCCTCGTTCCGTCTTGCGCGCAATCCTCTCGTGGCGCGGCCTGCCTGGGGTTCCGCAGTGTCGCGGTCCAGTTCGGGCAGACACGCCGTGCGTAATCGCACGTTTTTTGCCGCCGGGAATTAGGTTTTGACGCTGTGTGCGAAAAAGAACACTATGCGCCATCATCATGCACGCACCGGACGATCACGCCGCACAGCCCGTGCCATCAGCGGGGGATGACGCCTCTCTCGCGCCGGACGCTCCACGTCTCGCATCCGCGTCTGCCGGGGATGGCCTTCCCGGCGGGCGGACTGTTGCGGGCCGCGTAATGCGCCTGCCGCGCCGTCTGCCCTCGCCCGTGGCCGCGCTGCTGTCGCAGATTGCCGATGTTCCCGGCGTGCCGTACGCCCCGCCCGATCCGTCCTCCTCGCCCGCACCCGCGAGCCCCCCCGGTGTCGCAGGCGGCAGAATCCATCCGTCACCGCCCGACGCGGCGCCCATGGGCGGCTTCAGCTACGCCGCCTCGGTCATCCTGCCCCAGACCGGCTGGCACGCCTCGGAATTCCTGCCCCGCCTGGTGGGGGAACTCTCCTCCCCCGGCAACCTTTCCGTGCTTGAACGCGAGATGCACCGCCAGGCGACCGGCGCACCCACGCCGTATTCCCTGGCCCTGCGCGGCGAAACCGGCACCCCGGTGGAGTTGCTGGTCACCCCGCGCCCACTGCGCGGCGTTGCGACCGGGACTGAAGGCGAAGGCCCGGTGCTTTGCGCCACCCTGACGGCAACGCCGCTGCCCAGCCAGTCCAGCGAGGGGCCCGCCCCCGCCTGGAGCGAGCGGACCCGGCTGCTCAACCTGTTGGACCGCCTGCCCGCCTATGTGGTGCTGCTGGGGCCGGATTATTCCATCCGCTATGAAAACAGGGGTTTCCGTCAGTTGTTCGGCCCCGGCGTGGGGCGCCCCTGTTACGAGGTGATCCGGGGCCATAGCCAACCCTGCGCGCTGTGCCCGCCCTTCGACGTGTTCGATTCCCGCACCCTGTGCGTGTGCGAGTGGGCCTGTCCGGAACGCCGCTCCGCCTTCCGCATCTATTCCTATCCCTTCGAGGACGTGGACGGGTCGCCACTGGTGCTCAAGCTGGGCATCGACATCACCTCCGGGGTGCGCGCCCAGGAGGCCCTGTCCATCAGCGAGGGGCGTTACCGCTCCATCACCGACAACCTCACCCTGGGCATTGCCGTGCTGGACAGGGCCCTTGGCATCACCGCGTCCAACCCGCGCCTGCGCGAATGGTTCGGCGACGCGGCGGCGCCCGGCGGGCTGCTGTGCCGCATGCTGGCCGAGCACTGCGGCGAGGACAACACCCGCTGCCCCGGCTGCGCCTGTCTGGCCACCTTCCGCGACGGGCAGACCCACGAATGGCGGCTGGAGACCACGGCCCGTTCCGGCGGGCGACGGTCGTACCGCCTGACGTCGTGCCCCATCCTGGCGGGCGACGGCGGGGTGGATTCGGTCATCGTCATGCTGGAGGACGAGACCGACCGTCTGCGCGTGGAGGAACGGTTGCAGCGTGCCCGCAAGCTGGAGGCCATGGGCACCTTGGCCACGGGCATCGCCCACGAGATCAACCAGCCCCTGTCGGCCTTGCAGCTGTACGCGGGCAGCCTGGAAATGCTGGCCGAAAAGGATCGCGCTCCTGACCGCGAAACCCTGCTGGCCCGCCTTTCGCTGATTCTTGGCGAGACGGCGCGCATCCGCGACATCATCGACCACATGCGGGCGCTGGTGGCCCACGGCGACACGGCCCTTTCGCCTACCCAGGTGGAGGCGGCGGTGGACCGGGCGCTGGGGCTGGTGGGGGCGCAACTGCGCGCTCACCGGGTAACCGTGGAGCGCGCGCTGCCGCCGGACCTGCCCGCAGTGCGCGCCAACCCGGTGCAACTGGAGCAGGTGGTGATCAATCTGGTGGTCAACGCCATGCATGCGCTGGATGCCCGTGAACCGGCGGGTGGGCAGGACAGGCGCATCCGCATCGAGGCCGCCTACCGGCCCGTGCCGCGCGGCGGGACCGAGCGGCCAGACAGGCCAGACAGGCCAGACAGGCCAGACAAGCCAAGCAGGCCAGACAGACCAGACAGGGCGGAACGTCCGGAGCATGGCGACGGGCAGGGGGCATGCCCGGCGGACGGCGAGGCCCCGGCGGGCCGCGTGCTGCTGACCGTGGTGGACAACGGGCCGGGGCTGCAAGGCCTGGAGGATAGGGTGTTCGATCCCTTCTTCACCACCAAGGGGCCCCACAAGGGGTTGGGACTTGGCCTCGCCATCGTGCACAGCTTCGTGGAATCATGGGGCGGCGAGATTTCCGTGTCCGGGGGCGAGCCGCCCATGACCGGCGCGGCGTTCACCCTGGCCTTGCGCCGGGCCTCGCCGCCGGAGCCTGGCGCCGACGGGTAGGCGCCCCCTGCGGGGGCAGCGCGCTCATGTCCGCCCGGACGATACCGGATAGCCCGGACAGATCACCCGGACAGATAACCCGAACGAACCACCCGAACGAATAGCCAGACAAATCACCCAGACAAATCACCCGGACGAATCCTCCGGACAAACCGTCACGGCAAGCCGCCGGACGGAGTGCCACAGACAGGTTGCTGACAGGGGGAACGCCACGCACCATGGCATGCGCGCCCGAATGCGCCGACTGCCCACAGATGCGAACCGCTGTCCCGCTGACGCCCATCACGATGCCTAAAGGACATCCACATGCGCATACTCATCGTCGACGACAATCTGCCCAGCCTCCAGAGCCTCAGCCTCGTCCTGCACGACCTAGGGTACGAACCGACCCCTTTCGAAGACCCCGTGGCCGCGCTGGCAGAGGCCCGCACCACCTGGTTTCCGCTGATCATCACCGACATCCGCATGCCCGGCATGGACGGCCTGACGCTGCTTTCGCACCTGAAGGAAGACCCCTCCACCGCAGAGGCCGACGTGGTGCTGATAACCGGCCACGGCGACATGGAAACCGCCGTCGAGGCGCTGCGGCGCGGGGCCTACGACTACCTGAACAAGCCCATCAACGCCCGCGAGCTGGCGGCGGTGGTGGAGCGTTGCGCCGAGCACCAGGCGCTGCTCATGGAAAACCGGGAACTGCGCGAACATCTGGACGAGGTGGTGGAGGAGCGGGCCGACACCCTGCGCCGCGAACTGGAATCGGCCCGCACCCGGCTGCGCCAGGTGACCGGCATCGGCGAAGTGGTGGCGGCATCGCCCGCCATGTCCGGGCTGCTGGACGAGACGCGGGTGTTCCATGCCGAGCCGTCCGTGCCCGTGCTCATCGAGGGTGAAACGGGCACCGGCAAGGAAGTGGTGGCCCGGCTCATCCACTACGGCGAATCGGGCAACGACACCCCGTTCATCGCCCTGAACTGCGCGGCCATTCCGCACGAACTGTTCGAGGCGGAACTGTTCGGGCACGAACCCGGGGCCTATACCGGCAGCCGCGCCGGGGGATCGCCCGGCAAGCTGGAGCTGGCGGGCGGGGGCACCCTGTTCCTGGACGAAGTGGCGGAAATGCCCCTTTCCTTGCAGCCCAAGCTGCTGCGGGTGCTGGAAGAACGCTGCTTCTACCGGCTGGGCGGGGTGAAGCGCC
This genomic window from Nitratidesulfovibrio sp. SRB-5 contains:
- a CDS encoding sigma-54-dependent transcriptional regulator; translated protein: MRILIVDDNLPSLQSLSLVLHDLGYEPTPFEDPVAALAEARTTWFPLIITDIRMPGMDGLTLLSHLKEDPSTAEADVVLITGHGDMETAVEALRRGAYDYLNKPINARELAAVVERCAEHQALLMENRELREHLDEVVEERADTLRRELESARTRLRQVTGIGEVVAASPAMSGLLDETRVFHAEPSVPVLIEGETGTGKEVVARLIHYGESGNDTPFIALNCAAIPHELFEAELFGHEPGAYTGSRAGGSPGKLELAGGGTLFLDEVAEMPLSLQPKLLRVLEERCFYRLGGVKRREFKARVVCAGNRDLSAMVEAGQFRRDLYHRLRVGHLRIPPLRERPEDIPVLAGLFLQREAVRKKKRFTALSPDALRLLGRHPWTGNVRELENAVERAVLLHDGPALTARHLSFLDEHGVPEVPGPAVAGQPGTWRLDPDNLTLPDAPFDVEALVDGLVRKAVERFGGNKSRAAAHLGISRFALHRRLAK
- a CDS encoding PAS domain-containing sensor histidine kinase; this encodes MRLPRRLPSPVAALLSQIADVPGVPYAPPDPSSSPAPASPPGVAGGRIHPSPPDAAPMGGFSYAASVILPQTGWHASEFLPRLVGELSSPGNLSVLEREMHRQATGAPTPYSLALRGETGTPVELLVTPRPLRGVATGTEGEGPVLCATLTATPLPSQSSEGPAPAWSERTRLLNLLDRLPAYVVLLGPDYSIRYENRGFRQLFGPGVGRPCYEVIRGHSQPCALCPPFDVFDSRTLCVCEWACPERRSAFRIYSYPFEDVDGSPLVLKLGIDITSGVRAQEALSISEGRYRSITDNLTLGIAVLDRALGITASNPRLREWFGDAAAPGGLLCRMLAEHCGEDNTRCPGCACLATFRDGQTHEWRLETTARSGGRRSYRLTSCPILAGDGGVDSVIVMLEDETDRLRVEERLQRARKLEAMGTLATGIAHEINQPLSALQLYAGSLEMLAEKDRAPDRETLLARLSLILGETARIRDIIDHMRALVAHGDTALSPTQVEAAVDRALGLVGAQLRAHRVTVERALPPDLPAVRANPVQLEQVVINLVVNAMHALDAREPAGGQDRRIRIEAAYRPVPRGGTERPDRPDRPDRPDKPSRPDRPDRAERPEHGDGQGACPADGEAPAGRVLLTVVDNGPGLQGLEDRVFDPFFTTKGPHKGLGLGLAIVHSFVESWGGEISVSGGEPPMTGAAFTLALRRASPPEPGADG